One region of Chryseobacterium muglaense genomic DNA includes:
- a CDS encoding endonuclease: protein MRRILHSFLLTLISISALAQIPANYYSTATGTGATLKTQLNVIITDGHQDHGYGGLWTGYATTDRDYYYENDGTILDIYSERPTAADPYNFTYQTGQCGGNNGGEGFCYNREHIVPQSLFSEASPMKNDIHFIRATDAKVNGMRSNYPFGKVGTATFTSLNGSKLGNSVSANYSGTVFEPIDEFKGDVARMIFYFVTRYETQLSGFSSGNMLGSTAYPGLQTWELNQLLAWNALDPVSPAEIGRNDASYLYQGNRNPYIDNPNYVNLVWGTPTTDTQAPTAPTNLVTNNPTASTVALSWTASTDNIGVTAYDVYANNILKATVAGTSTTVQALASSTTYDFYVIAKDAAGNPSPQSNIANETTLAGSGGGTGTCGTEDFSNITGTGNGYGTRTWTNNNITWTATDARIDQTINGKAITLQNGSLTSSSVSGGIGTLTVTTQRKFGGTSSNLNLQINGTTVATIPYSDGITTTMVPVNISGNVIIKLVNPVASNRVAIDDLTWTCAASLSTVENSKEKAFSIYPNPVKNHELFVKGENLSKVSKAEIYDLSGKLIKNIANPFKNSNKINLHGVTKGVYILKTDNNTTKFIVD, encoded by the coding sequence ATGAGACGAATTTTACATTCATTTTTGCTAACACTGATCAGTATCAGTGCCTTAGCTCAGATTCCAGCCAATTATTACAGTACTGCAACCGGAACAGGTGCTACACTTAAAACCCAACTTAATGTAATTATTACAGACGGACACCAAGATCACGGTTACGGTGGGCTTTGGACAGGCTATGCGACGACCGACAGAGATTATTATTATGAAAATGATGGTACTATTTTAGATATTTACTCTGAAAGACCTACAGCTGCAGATCCTTATAATTTTACTTATCAAACAGGTCAATGCGGCGGTAACAATGGCGGTGAAGGATTTTGCTACAACAGAGAGCATATTGTTCCTCAAAGTTTATTCAGTGAAGCTTCTCCGATGAAAAATGACATTCATTTCATCAGAGCAACAGATGCTAAAGTAAATGGAATGAGATCAAATTATCCTTTTGGAAAAGTAGGAACTGCTACATTTACCTCTTTAAATGGTTCAAAATTAGGAAATTCAGTTTCTGCTAATTATTCAGGAACCGTCTTCGAACCTATTGATGAGTTTAAAGGCGATGTTGCAAGAATGATTTTTTACTTTGTAACAAGATATGAAACTCAACTTTCCGGCTTTAGTTCAGGTAACATGTTGGGAAGCACTGCCTATCCAGGATTACAAACATGGGAGCTTAATCAGCTTTTAGCTTGGAATGCTTTAGACCCAGTTTCTCCAGCAGAAATAGGAAGAAACGACGCATCATACCTTTATCAAGGAAACAGAAATCCTTATATTGATAATCCTAATTATGTAAATTTAGTTTGGGGAACACCAACTACAGATACACAAGCTCCAACAGCTCCTACAAACTTAGTAACAAACAATCCAACTGCAAGTACCGTAGCTTTAAGCTGGACAGCTTCTACAGACAATATAGGCGTTACAGCATATGATGTTTATGCTAATAATATTTTAAAAGCAACCGTTGCTGGAACTTCAACAACTGTTCAAGCTTTAGCTTCTTCAACGACTTACGATTTCTACGTTATTGCTAAAGATGCAGCAGGAAATCCATCTCCTCAGAGTAATATCGCAAATGAAACGACGCTTGCCGGATCTGGTGGCGGAACCGGAACTTGTGGAACTGAAGATTTCTCAAACATTACAGGAACAGGAAACGGATATGGTACAAGAACTTGGACCAATAACAACATAACTTGGACTGCAACAGACGCAAGAATCGACCAAACAATTAATGGAAAAGCAATTACCCTTCAAAATGGTTCTTTAACAAGCAGCTCCGTTTCAGGAGGTATTGGAACACTTACTGTTACTACACAGCGTAAATTCGGAGGAACTTCTTCCAATTTAAACTTACAGATAAACGGTACAACCGTTGCAACAATTCCATACAGTGATGGGATTACAACAACTATGGTTCCCGTGAATATTTCTGGAAATGTAATTATTAAACTTGTTAACCCTGTTGCTTCAAACCGAGTAGCAATTGATGATCTTACATGGACTTGTGCAGCTTCTTTATCAACGGTTGAAAATTCAAAAGAAAAAGCATTCAGTATTTATCCAAACCCGGTTAAAAATCACGAATTATTTGTGAAAGGTGAAAATCTGAGCAAAGTTTCGAAAGCTGAAATCTATGATCTTTCAGGAAAACTGATTAAGAATATTGCTAATCCTTTTAAAAACTCAAATAAAATTAATCTTCATGGCGTAACTAAAGGGGTTTACATCTTGAAAACAGACAACAACACTACAAAATTCATCGTAGATTAA
- the mce gene encoding methylmalonyl-CoA epimerase, translating into MKLEHIGIAVKSLGLSDELFTKLLGKESYKKETVEREGVVTSFYETGESKIELLEASKEESPISKFIDKKGEGIHHLAFGVENIVEEVERLKKEGFIFISEEPKEGADNKLVVFLHPKSTNGVLVELCQEKR; encoded by the coding sequence ATGAAATTAGAACATATCGGCATTGCCGTAAAATCTTTGGGCCTCTCTGATGAACTTTTTACAAAACTTTTAGGAAAAGAATCTTATAAAAAAGAAACTGTAGAAAGAGAGGGAGTTGTGACTTCTTTTTATGAAACGGGAGAAAGCAAAATTGAGCTTTTGGAAGCAAGTAAAGAAGAAAGTCCTATCTCAAAATTTATCGATAAAAAAGGAGAAGGCATTCATCATTTGGCTTTTGGTGTAGAAAATATTGTTGAGGAAGTAGAAAGATTAAAAAAAGAAGGATTTATTTTTATCTCAGAAGAACCTAAAGAAGGTGCTGATAATAAATTAGTTGTCTTCTTACATCCCAAGTCTACCAATGGTGTACTGGTAGAACTTTGTCAAGAAAAGCGATAA
- a CDS encoding shikimate dehydrogenase family protein yields MDSSNKLGLIGKNISYSFSKKYFEDKFKKKKLSDFSYEIFDLQEINEIEEVFLKPNLLGFNVTIPYKEKIIEYLDELSDEAQKIGAVNCVLIKNGKKTGYNTDAFGFEKTLIAHKKTHHESALVLGNGGAAKAIQYVLNKHQIPYQTISRKSEINFDNLDSKTVSENKLIIQCTPVGTFPNTEDCLNFPFEALTTQHLVIDLIYNPECSQFLLNSSQNGAKTVNGYYMLEQQAEKAWEIWSFQKK; encoded by the coding sequence ATGGATTCCAGCAACAAATTAGGACTGATCGGGAAAAATATCTCCTACTCTTTTTCAAAAAAATATTTTGAAGATAAATTTAAAAAGAAAAAACTTAGTGATTTTTCATACGAAATTTTCGATTTACAGGAAATTAATGAAATTGAAGAAGTATTTTTAAAACCAAATCTTTTAGGATTTAATGTCACGATTCCTTACAAAGAAAAAATTATAGAATACCTCGATGAATTGAGTGATGAGGCTCAAAAAATAGGCGCTGTAAACTGTGTTTTAATTAAAAACGGAAAGAAAACCGGTTACAATACAGATGCTTTTGGTTTTGAAAAAACATTGATTGCCCACAAAAAAACACATCACGAATCGGCTTTGGTTTTAGGAAATGGTGGTGCCGCAAAGGCAATACAATATGTTTTAAACAAACATCAGATTCCATATCAAACGATTTCCAGAAAATCAGAGATTAATTTTGATAATTTAGATTCAAAAACCGTTTCAGAAAATAAATTAATTATACAATGTACTCCGGTGGGAACCTTCCCTAATACAGAAGATTGTTTAAATTTCCCTTTCGAGGCGCTTACCACTCAACACTTGGTAATCGATTTAATTTACAACCCCGAGTGCAGTCAATTTCTTTTAAATTCATCACAAAACGGTGCAAAAACTGTCAATGGATATTATATGCTCGAACAACAAGCAGAAAAAGCTTGGGAAATTTGGTCATTTCAAAAAAAATAA
- a CDS encoding ABC transporter permease gives MKNIAFYIASRYLLSKKGSTAVTFITWLAAVAMSVAVAAMFVIISVFSGLEDFNKSLISNLHADLTIKSTSGKTLKNLDKINSVLKNNAEISSFSKIIEEKTYINYNGKGDVAYLRGVDSAYTKVNPVDKTIFYGSYPSFEYSNEVIMERSLQNRLGIPVDDSNADFSTLFMPKPGTGIINKEEDIYNKKEIIVCGVFPGNEQLNNYIIAPIELAEELLNLPKKSAYQIVIKLKNQENINSVQQDLLKTLGKDIEIKTKEEENAAFWKMINTEKLFIYLIFALVIFITTFNLAGAIIILQLDKKQQAKSLISLGFPLAHLRMTYFYTGILIVILGVVSGLILGTALCYFQIYTELFKAVEDLPFPVKIVGKNYLIVAAIASVFGIAISWFFSKISKDYITKN, from the coding sequence TTGAAAAACATTGCATTTTACATCGCATCGCGCTACCTTTTATCTAAAAAAGGAAGTACTGCGGTTACCTTCATTACCTGGCTTGCAGCTGTGGCGATGAGTGTTGCTGTAGCTGCAATGTTTGTCATTATTTCTGTTTTCTCTGGGCTTGAAGATTTCAACAAATCATTGATTTCTAATCTCCATGCCGATTTAACGATCAAAAGTACCTCCGGGAAGACGCTGAAAAATTTAGATAAAATAAATTCTGTCTTAAAAAATAATGCAGAAATTTCAAGCTTCTCAAAAATAATAGAAGAGAAAACCTACATCAATTACAACGGAAAAGGTGACGTTGCTTATCTTCGGGGGGTAGATTCAGCTTATACGAAAGTAAACCCGGTTGATAAAACCATTTTTTACGGTAGTTACCCTTCGTTTGAATATAGTAATGAAGTTATTATGGAACGGTCGCTCCAGAATAGATTAGGAATCCCTGTTGATGACTCCAACGCTGATTTCTCAACCCTTTTTATGCCGAAACCAGGAACGGGAATCATTAACAAAGAAGAAGATATTTACAATAAAAAAGAAATTATTGTTTGTGGTGTTTTCCCCGGAAATGAGCAACTTAACAATTACATTATTGCCCCGATAGAGCTGGCAGAAGAATTATTAAATCTTCCAAAAAAATCTGCGTACCAAATCGTCATTAAGCTTAAAAATCAGGAAAATATAAATTCTGTACAACAAGATTTACTTAAAACTTTAGGAAAAGATATCGAAATCAAAACGAAGGAAGAAGAAAATGCAGCTTTCTGGAAAATGATTAACACCGAAAAACTGTTTATCTATTTAATTTTTGCTTTGGTTATCTTCATCACGACTTTTAATTTGGCTGGAGCAATAATTATTTTACAGCTTGATAAAAAACAACAGGCAAAATCTCTTATTTCTTTAGGTTTCCCTTTAGCACATCTTAGAATGACCTATTTCTACACCGGAATTCTAATTGTGATTTTAGGTGTCGTTTCAGGTCTTATTTTAGGAACAGCCTTATGCTATTTCCAAATTTATACCGAATTATTCAAAGCTGTGGAAGATTTGCCCTTCCCTGTGAAAATTGTTGGTAAAAACTATTTAATCGTTGCAGCCATTGCTTCTGTCTTTGGTATTGCTATTTCCTGGTTCTTTTCTAAAATCAGCAAAGACTATATTACTAAAAATTAA
- the rbfA gene encoding 30S ribosome-binding factor RbfA, with protein MESNRQRKVAQIIQEDFAELFRKQASESKQNFLVSVSDVKVTPDLGIAKIYLSIFPQEFRSSIMAEIEANKAQYRNFIGQKMAKQVRIIPQLSFYLDTTLDDVEKIERELRGEGDNPVL; from the coding sequence ATGGAAAGCAACAGACAAAGAAAAGTAGCACAGATTATACAGGAAGATTTCGCAGAACTTTTCCGTAAACAGGCATCAGAAAGTAAACAAAATTTCCTGGTATCGGTTTCCGACGTTAAAGTAACTCCCGATTTGGGAATTGCAAAAATCTATTTAAGTATTTTCCCTCAAGAATTTCGTTCTTCAATTATGGCTGAAATAGAAGCAAATAAGGCACAATACAGAAACTTCATCGGCCAGAAAATGGCAAAACAGGTTCGTATTATCCCACAACTAAGCTTCTATCTTGACACTACACTTGATGATGTAGAAAAAATTGAAAGAGAATTAAGAGGCGAAGGAGACAACCCTGTTTTATAA